A single region of the Microbulbifer sp. MKSA007 genome encodes:
- a CDS encoding bifunctional 4-hydroxy-2-oxoglutarate aldolase/2-dehydro-3-deoxy-phosphogluconate aldolase, translated as MQKNIAEILQVAGVVPVLVVDKVEDALPLAGALIEGGLKVLEVTLRTEAALEVVEQIAKHLPEAHVGTGTVLNGDDLRRSIEAGASFMVSPGATDRLLDAAEGSEVPLLPGAASVSEVMRLYERGYRYQKFFPAQAAGGVPMLKSIGGPLQDVRFCPTGGIGPQNAPDFLALNNVVCVGGSWMASSTLVREKNWAEITRLAKQAAELK; from the coding sequence ATGCAGAAAAATATCGCCGAGATTTTGCAGGTAGCTGGCGTTGTCCCAGTACTGGTTGTAGATAAAGTTGAAGATGCCCTCCCTCTTGCCGGCGCTTTGATTGAAGGTGGCCTGAAAGTACTTGAGGTAACCCTGCGCACTGAGGCAGCCCTGGAAGTTGTTGAACAAATTGCAAAACACCTGCCGGAAGCCCATGTGGGAACTGGCACGGTGCTCAATGGTGATGATCTGCGTCGCTCTATCGAAGCCGGCGCCAGCTTTATGGTGAGCCCCGGCGCAACCGACCGCTTACTGGATGCTGCTGAAGGCAGTGAAGTACCGCTGCTGCCCGGTGCTGCCAGTGTTTCAGAAGTGATGCGCCTCTACGAGCGTGGTTATCGCTACCAGAAATTTTTCCCAGCCCAGGCGGCAGGGGGAGTGCCAATGCTGAAATCCATTGGCGGTCCGCTACAGGACGTTCGCTTTTGTCCCACCGGTGGTATAGGGCCTCAAAATGCCCCGGACTTTCTGGCTCTGAACAATGTGGTTTGTGTCGGTGGTTCCTGGATGGCGAGCAGCACTCTGGTTCGTGAAAAGAACTGGGCAGAGATTACTCGTCTGGCAAAACAAGCTGCGGAATTGAAATAA
- the pgl gene encoding 6-phosphogluconolactonase, whose product MAEEKFFQDRERLVQALAHDCACELQKGIKENNHASFLVSGGSTPEPVYRELSKRPLPWSQITAALVDERWVEKTESGSNAAFIEKSLLQNFGDEANFLGMKNSHASAAEGEEACERAYSELQKPFDVCLLGMGSDGHTASLFPHAQGLQDALNPESQKLCKAITANQSEVTGSNTERMTLTLSAILQARNIKLLITGEEKLKVYREALLGSDELEMPVRSILKQGLKPVTVYWAP is encoded by the coding sequence ATGGCTGAAGAAAAATTTTTCCAAGATCGCGAGCGCCTGGTGCAGGCTCTAGCCCACGATTGTGCTTGCGAACTGCAAAAAGGCATTAAAGAAAATAATCACGCAAGTTTCCTGGTATCTGGCGGCAGTACGCCGGAACCAGTATATCGCGAGCTATCCAAACGCCCACTTCCGTGGTCGCAAATTACAGCGGCTCTCGTTGATGAACGCTGGGTAGAAAAAACCGAAAGCGGTAGTAACGCAGCTTTTATTGAGAAGTCGCTTTTACAGAATTTTGGCGATGAAGCCAATTTTCTGGGTATGAAAAATTCACATGCATCAGCCGCTGAAGGTGAAGAGGCCTGTGAGCGCGCATATAGCGAGTTGCAGAAACCGTTTGATGTTTGTTTGCTGGGTATGGGCAGTGACGGCCACACCGCATCACTATTCCCCCATGCACAGGGCTTACAGGATGCACTAAATCCTGAATCACAAAAGTTGTGCAAGGCAATTACTGCTAATCAAAGTGAAGTTACCGGCTCCAATACCGAGCGTATGACTTTGACTCTGAGTGCAATTTTGCAAGCGCGCAATATTAAGTTATTGATCACTGGCGAAGAGAAGCTAAAAGTTTATCGCGAGGCGTTGCTCGGCAGTGATGAGTTAGAAATGCCGGTGCGCAGTATTCTTAAGCAGGGGCTGAAACCAGTCACTGTTTACTGGGCGCCTTAA
- the zwf gene encoding glucose-6-phosphate dehydrogenase: MINPFDMVLFGGGGDLALRKLLPALYRAFREGSLIEGCRILPVCRRQSDIDQYIETAHQALQKYLREGEYCASSWDQFSQLLCPVTLDIAVPDAQWDHLAETLGSDPERVRIFYLAIPPAVFGPCCENLSLKGLITENSRVVVEKPLGYNAQTSDEINSKIASYFPEDSIFRIDHYLGKETVQNLLALRFSNVLFEHLWDAKTIDHIQISISETVGLEGRAGFYDETGAMRDMVQNHLLQLLCLIAMESPNSMSAKNIRAEKIKVLEALRPLTGNLVDKNVVRGQYIAGQINGSDVPGYLDELDGGTSSTETFVAIRAHIDSWRWAGVPFYLRTGKRMEKRCAEIVVQYKNVSHHVYDESAGKIVPNRLVIRLQPEESIKLVLMAKKMDSLTTELQPAELNLTLSDTYDSFRSDAYKRLMLDAAANNSALFIHRDEVAAAWAWVDPIIEHWRETANQPQPYPAGSWGPEEAEKLLSRSDRHWFNAQ, encoded by the coding sequence ATGATTAACCCTTTTGATATGGTGTTATTTGGTGGAGGCGGAGACCTTGCACTGCGCAAGTTGCTACCGGCGCTTTACCGAGCATTTAGAGAGGGCAGCTTGATTGAGGGCTGTCGCATCCTTCCGGTGTGTCGCCGCCAGTCAGATATTGATCAATATATCGAAACAGCCCACCAGGCACTGCAAAAGTATCTTCGTGAAGGCGAGTACTGCGCTTCGAGCTGGGACCAATTTAGCCAATTGCTTTGCCCCGTCACATTGGATATTGCCGTACCGGATGCCCAGTGGGACCACTTGGCAGAAACTCTCGGCTCCGACCCGGAGCGGGTTCGCATCTTCTACCTGGCAATTCCGCCGGCAGTATTTGGTCCCTGCTGTGAAAACCTCTCCTTAAAAGGCCTGATTACTGAAAATTCCAGAGTTGTGGTGGAAAAACCGTTGGGCTATAACGCCCAAACCTCTGATGAAATTAACAGTAAAATTGCCAGTTACTTCCCGGAAGATAGCATCTTCCGTATCGATCACTATCTCGGTAAAGAAACTGTCCAAAACCTTCTTGCACTGCGTTTTAGCAATGTATTGTTTGAGCATCTTTGGGATGCAAAAACCATTGATCATATCCAGATCAGTATTTCAGAAACCGTAGGGCTGGAAGGGCGTGCGGGTTTTTATGATGAAACTGGTGCTATGCGGGATATGGTGCAAAACCATCTGCTGCAACTGCTGTGCCTTATCGCCATGGAATCTCCCAACAGTATGTCGGCGAAGAATATCCGTGCAGAAAAAATTAAGGTGCTTGAGGCTTTGCGCCCGCTTACCGGTAATTTGGTCGATAAAAACGTTGTGCGTGGCCAGTATATAGCTGGGCAAATCAATGGCAGTGATGTTCCTGGTTATCTCGATGAACTCGACGGAGGAACCAGTTCAACCGAAACCTTCGTTGCCATTCGAGCGCATATCGATAGTTGGCGTTGGGCAGGGGTGCCGTTTTACTTGCGTACTGGCAAACGCATGGAAAAGCGTTGTGCCGAAATTGTAGTGCAATACAAAAATGTTTCTCATCATGTATACGATGAGTCAGCCGGAAAGATTGTTCCCAACCGTTTGGTTATTCGCTTACAGCCAGAAGAAAGTATCAAACTGGTTTTGATGGCGAAGAAAATGGACAGCCTCACCACCGAGTTGCAACCGGCCGAATTGAATTTAACCCTTTCTGATACTTACGACAGCTTCCGCAGCGACGCTTATAAGCGCCTGATGTTGGATGCTGCAGCAAATAATTCCGCGCTCTTTATCCACCGTGACGAAGTTGCCGCTGCCTGGGCGTGGGTGGATCCAATTATTGAGCATTGGCGCGAAACGGCTAATCAGCCGCAGCCCTATCCTGCAGGTAGCTGGGGGCCAGAAGAGGCAGAAAAACTGCTGTCACGCAGTGATCGTCATTGGTTTAACGCGCAGTAA
- the gap gene encoding type I glyceraldehyde-3-phosphate dehydrogenase: MKIKIAINGYGRIGRNVTRAIYESGYSDRVQLVAINDLAPVASNAHLTRFDTIHGRFGTDVKVDGDALVIGGDRVQVCQERDPSKLPWKQLGVDLVLECTGRFTDRASASAHIEAGAAAVLISAPSKDADLTVVYGVNDSNLTADHRVVSNASCTTNCLAPVAQALHRELGIERGFMTTVHAYTNDQNTQDAVHADIYRARAAADNMIPTKTGAAAAVGLVLPELKGRLDGMAVRVPVSNVSLVDCQFIAGRDTTAEEVNRIMQEAAKASGGVLTYCDQPLVSVDFNHTSASSHFDANHTRVNGNLVKVMAWYDNEWGFSHRMLDTSLAMAETLQLNQPVAESA, encoded by the coding sequence ATGAAAATTAAAATTGCCATTAATGGTTACGGTCGTATCGGTAGAAATGTCACCCGAGCTATCTACGAATCAGGCTACAGCGATCGTGTTCAATTGGTCGCGATTAATGATCTCGCTCCGGTAGCTTCTAATGCTCACCTGACTCGCTTCGATACTATTCACGGTCGCTTTGGTACAGACGTCAAAGTCGATGGTGATGCTCTGGTTATTGGTGGTGATCGAGTTCAGGTTTGCCAGGAGCGCGATCCTTCCAAATTGCCTTGGAAGCAATTGGGTGTGGATTTAGTCCTGGAGTGTACTGGCCGCTTTACCGATCGCGCTTCCGCTTCTGCCCATATTGAAGCCGGTGCCGCTGCAGTGCTGATTTCTGCACCCTCAAAAGATGCGGATCTCACAGTTGTTTACGGTGTAAACGACAGCAATCTCACTGCGGATCACCGTGTGGTGTCCAATGCATCCTGCACCACCAACTGTCTGGCACCTGTAGCTCAAGCACTGCATCGTGAATTGGGTATTGAGCGCGGCTTTATGACCACCGTGCACGCTTATACCAATGACCAGAATACCCAAGATGCGGTGCACGCAGATATTTATCGTGCCCGTGCGGCGGCGGATAATATGATCCCTACCAAAACAGGTGCGGCTGCAGCGGTAGGTTTGGTATTGCCTGAGTTAAAAGGTCGCCTCGATGGTATGGCCGTCCGTGTGCCGGTAAGCAATGTGTCTCTGGTGGACTGCCAGTTTATTGCCGGCCGTGACACCACCGCCGAAGAAGTTAACCGCATCATGCAGGAAGCTGCTAAGGCCAGTGGCGGTGTACTGACCTACTGCGATCAGCCTTTGGTATCTGTGGACTTCAATCACACCAGTGCCTCCAGTCACTTTGATGCCAACCATACCCGTGTGAATGGTAACTTGGTGAAGGTCATGGCCTGGTACGATAATGAGTGGGGCTTCTCCCACCGCATGTTGGATACCAGTCTGGCGATGGCTGAAACGCTTCAGTTGAACCAGCCTGTTGCTGAATCCGCCTGA
- a CDS encoding DUF6279 family lipoprotein, giving the protein MPQTPGSCTTQKWRLIILLVVASLLSSCSSIQFAYNNIDYWIRWKLRDYVDLNSQQELEFQGALNSFFHWHRQTQLPKYADFLSQLADKVDQGQLENPQLAPVENEVYHFIESASNNAFNLMLPIVAQLTPQQIDHLQHNLAKKQQKTLEKWQRSPWKIQRHRDRQIRRESRRWLGSLTEQQKQLIAAWVKQVEYNPVLRNEQHMIWQQHAIELLRQKPDGYQQQLRGLLENPDQLWSDEYRKAQEQRKTQARELGEQILSSTSPTQRRHLSKTLRDYAQDFRSLASQ; this is encoded by the coding sequence ATGCCCCAAACCCCGGGCAGTTGCACCACACAAAAATGGCGTTTAATCATTCTCCTTGTTGTTGCGAGCTTACTGAGCAGCTGCTCCAGCATTCAATTCGCCTATAACAACATTGATTATTGGATACGCTGGAAGCTTCGTGACTATGTCGACTTAAATTCCCAGCAAGAGCTGGAGTTTCAAGGGGCTCTTAACAGCTTTTTTCACTGGCACCGCCAAACACAACTACCAAAATATGCCGATTTCCTGAGCCAACTGGCAGATAAAGTAGATCAAGGCCAACTTGAGAATCCTCAGCTGGCCCCAGTTGAAAACGAGGTGTACCACTTCATCGAAAGCGCCAGTAACAACGCCTTCAACTTAATGCTTCCTATTGTGGCGCAGTTAACACCACAACAGATTGATCACCTGCAACACAACCTGGCCAAAAAGCAGCAGAAAACACTGGAAAAATGGCAGCGCTCGCCGTGGAAAATACAACGACACCGCGATCGGCAAATTCGCCGGGAGAGCAGGCGATGGCTGGGAAGTTTAACCGAGCAGCAAAAGCAGCTGATCGCAGCCTGGGTAAAGCAGGTAGAGTACAACCCTGTATTACGTAACGAACAACATATGATTTGGCAGCAACATGCCATTGAGCTTCTCCGACAGAAGCCTGATGGATACCAACAACAGTTGCGCGGTCTGTTGGAAAACCCAGACCAACTTTGGTCCGACGAATATCGCAAGGCGCAAGAGCAGCGCAAAACCCAAGCTCGCGAACTGGGAGAACAAATTCTATCCAGTACCAGCCCCACACAACGTCGTCACCTAAGCAAAACTCTGCGCGACTATGCCCAAGACTTCCGCTCTCTAGCCAGCCAATAA
- the pyk gene encoding pyruvate kinase, whose translation MIRHTKIVATLGPGTDKPRVIDEMIRAGVNVVRLNFSHGSAEDHRRRVTEVRNAAEAQGKIVAVLGDLQGPKIRIARFAKGSVQLENNDEFTLDLDCPVEGGDEHRVGVDYPSLISDCQSGNILLLDDGKIRLEVTGTTPSKLYCRVLQGGKLSNNKGINLLGGGLSAPALTEKDYRDIKLAADLEVDFLAVSFPRCAEDLDTARKAMAEAGSQAAIVAKVERAEAVADDEQMDSLILASDAIMVARGDLGVEIGDPALVGVQKKLINRANALNRAVITATQMMESMITSPTPTRAEVMDVANAVLDGTDAVMLSAETAAGDYPVAAVESMSEVIIGAEQYLGSVPYTAEDHGSSALIDTVIAQAAIDVATRVENLCAVAALTESGRTPRMMSRANTRLPIYALTRHPKIARQLMLLRGVETVSFDPASVPLGHLTEAVIEVLSSRIDLQKGQRVLITQGERLNMGGHTNSMRIKEIE comes from the coding sequence ATGATTCGCCATACAAAAATCGTAGCAACCTTAGGCCCGGGTACGGACAAGCCTCGCGTAATCGATGAAATGATTCGCGCAGGGGTGAACGTTGTACGTCTGAACTTTTCTCACGGATCGGCGGAGGATCACCGACGCCGCGTTACAGAGGTGCGCAACGCCGCCGAAGCGCAGGGAAAAATTGTTGCGGTTTTGGGGGACTTGCAGGGTCCCAAAATTCGTATTGCCCGTTTTGCCAAGGGCAGTGTACAACTGGAAAACAATGACGAATTTACCCTCGACCTGGATTGCCCGGTTGAAGGGGGAGATGAGCACCGCGTTGGAGTGGATTATCCAAGCCTGATCAGCGACTGCCAGTCCGGCAATATCCTGCTGTTGGATGATGGCAAGATTCGCCTTGAAGTAACCGGCACTACCCCAAGCAAGCTCTATTGCCGGGTATTACAAGGCGGTAAGCTGTCGAATAACAAGGGCATCAACTTGTTGGGCGGGGGCCTGTCTGCACCGGCACTGACAGAAAAAGACTACCGGGATATCAAGCTGGCAGCAGATCTCGAAGTGGATTTCCTCGCAGTCAGTTTCCCGCGTTGTGCGGAAGACCTGGATACTGCTCGCAAAGCCATGGCAGAGGCTGGTAGCCAAGCAGCGATCGTCGCCAAAGTTGAAAGGGCCGAAGCTGTTGCCGATGATGAGCAAATGGACAGCCTAATCCTGGCTTCCGATGCGATTATGGTAGCTCGAGGTGACCTAGGGGTAGAGATCGGTGATCCCGCTCTGGTCGGGGTGCAGAAAAAACTGATCAACCGCGCAAATGCTCTCAATCGCGCCGTAATCACTGCAACGCAAATGATGGAGTCGATGATTACCAGCCCGACTCCCACCCGTGCCGAGGTGATGGATGTTGCCAATGCGGTGCTGGACGGTACTGATGCAGTTATGTTGTCGGCGGAAACAGCAGCGGGTGATTACCCGGTTGCCGCCGTGGAATCTATGAGTGAAGTGATTATCGGCGCTGAACAGTATTTGGGCAGTGTTCCCTATACTGCAGAGGACCACGGTTCTTCAGCTTTAATCGATACTGTGATTGCCCAGGCGGCGATTGATGTTGCAACGCGAGTAGAGAACCTCTGTGCTGTAGCCGCATTGACCGAGTCTGGCCGCACACCGAGAATGATGTCCCGTGCAAATACTCGCTTGCCGATCTATGCACTAACCCGGCACCCTAAGATCGCTCGCCAGCTGATGCTGTTACGGGGAGTAGAGACAGTGAGCTTTGATCCGGCTTCAGTTCCCCTTGGACATTTGACCGAGGCGGTTATCGAGGTATTAAGCTCTAGAATCGATTTGCAGAAAGGGCAGCGGGTACTGATTACCCAGGGGGAACGCCTCAATATGGGTGGGCATACCAACTCCATGCGGATCAAAGAGATCGAATAG
- the edd gene encoding phosphogluconate dehydratase → MVHSKLQTVTERIIKRSEETRAEYLAQVEKAHIEGRAAAHVSCGNLAHAIAASPEGDKQLIASGRGPNLGIVNAYNDMLSAHQPYGAYPAQLKEAAARNGATAQVAGGVPAMCDGVTQGRAGMELSLFSRDVIAMSTAIALSHDVFEGAIFLGICDKIVPGLVIGALSFGHLPSIFVPAGPMPTGLSNAEKVRVRQLYAEGKVGRSELLEAESASYHSAGTCTFYGTANSNQMLVEIMGLQLPGSSFVNPGTDLRSALNEAAVAQLVKITEPSQHTSVAKILTEKAFVNGVVGLLATGGSTNHTLHLIAMARAAGIQLTWQDMADLSEVVPLLCHVYPNGTADINHFAAAGGMQFLIRELRSAGLLHDDVHTVLGNSGLEPYCEDPFLNSDAGGGVVWKPTPEESGDTTVIRPATDPFSQHGGLQLLEGNLGRSVIKVSAVKSEHLKVKAPAIVLDNQDDLLKRFKAGELERDFVAVVRFQGPRANGMPELHKLTPTLGVLQDRGFKVALVTDGRMSGASGKVPAAIHMSPEAVEGGAIAKVQEGDMIELDSEAGVLRVLVDEAEFNARQPAQCDLSASARGTGRELFANMRGLASGAETGASILY, encoded by the coding sequence ATGGTTCACAGCAAGCTTCAGACCGTTACCGAACGCATCATTAAGCGCAGCGAAGAAACTCGTGCAGAGTATCTGGCGCAGGTTGAGAAAGCGCATATTGAAGGGCGGGCAGCGGCACATGTGTCTTGCGGAAACTTGGCCCACGCAATAGCCGCATCTCCAGAAGGTGATAAGCAGTTGATCGCCTCTGGGCGGGGGCCGAACCTGGGTATCGTCAACGCCTATAACGATATGTTGTCCGCTCACCAGCCCTATGGTGCCTACCCTGCTCAATTGAAAGAGGCAGCTGCGCGCAATGGCGCAACGGCCCAGGTTGCCGGTGGTGTACCGGCAATGTGCGATGGGGTGACTCAAGGGCGTGCAGGGATGGAACTCAGCCTGTTTTCGCGGGATGTGATCGCCATGTCCACAGCAATCGCGCTTTCGCATGATGTTTTCGAAGGAGCCATATTTCTGGGTATCTGCGACAAAATTGTCCCCGGCCTGGTTATTGGTGCTCTTTCTTTTGGCCACTTGCCTTCAATTTTTGTACCTGCGGGTCCAATGCCCACAGGCCTGTCCAATGCGGAAAAAGTCCGGGTTCGCCAGCTGTATGCTGAAGGTAAAGTAGGGCGCTCTGAACTATTGGAAGCCGAGAGTGCTTCCTACCACAGTGCCGGCACCTGCACCTTTTACGGCACTGCCAACAGTAACCAGATGTTGGTAGAAATTATGGGGCTGCAATTGCCCGGCAGTTCTTTCGTAAACCCCGGTACTGATTTGCGCTCGGCATTAAATGAAGCTGCTGTGGCGCAATTGGTAAAAATTACTGAACCGAGCCAGCACACTTCGGTAGCTAAAATTCTCACCGAAAAAGCATTCGTCAACGGAGTGGTGGGGCTGCTCGCTACCGGCGGATCCACAAACCACACATTGCACCTTATTGCGATGGCGCGTGCAGCAGGTATTCAGTTGACTTGGCAGGATATGGCAGACCTCTCTGAAGTGGTGCCGCTGCTTTGTCATGTCTACCCAAACGGCACTGCGGATATTAACCACTTTGCCGCAGCCGGCGGTATGCAGTTCCTGATTCGCGAACTCCGCTCCGCTGGCCTTTTACACGATGATGTTCACACAGTACTCGGTAATTCTGGTCTTGAACCCTACTGTGAAGACCCCTTCCTCAACAGTGATGCTGGTGGCGGTGTGGTTTGGAAACCTACTCCAGAAGAGAGCGGTGATACGACGGTCATTCGTCCAGCCACAGACCCTTTCTCCCAGCATGGTGGTTTGCAGTTGCTCGAAGGAAACCTTGGGCGCAGTGTAATCAAAGTCTCTGCGGTTAAATCTGAGCATCTCAAAGTGAAGGCTCCGGCCATTGTCCTGGATAACCAGGACGACCTGCTCAAGCGATTCAAAGCTGGTGAGTTAGAGCGCGACTTTGTAGCTGTAGTGAGATTCCAAGGTCCTCGAGCCAATGGTATGCCGGAATTGCACAAGCTGACTCCGACTCTGGGCGTACTGCAGGATCGTGGTTTTAAAGTGGCGCTAGTCACAGACGGGCGCATGTCCGGTGCATCCGGGAAAGTACCGGCTGCTATTCATATGTCACCGGAAGCCGTAGAGGGCGGCGCGATTGCCAAGGTGCAAGAGGGTGACATGATTGAGCTGGATTCAGAGGCTGGCGTCCTGCGCGTACTGGTAGACGAAGCTGAATTTAATGCCCGCCAACCGGCTCAGTGTGATCTGTCGGCAAGTGCCCGTGGAACCGGCCGTGAACTATTCGCTAATATGCGCGGGCTTGCCAGCGGTGCAGAGACCGGTGCAAGTATTCTTTATTGA
- a CDS encoding SIS domain-containing protein, giving the protein MVTTVMEAEAREAPDRIAEQLHSNANIMSHLGERLRQKPPRFVMIVGRGSSDHAGVFAKYLIEIETGTPTFAAAPSVSSVYGRKLKLDEALVIVISQSGRSPDILTQARMAREQGAYTVALLNDEDAPIKDVVDLVIPLKAGPEKAVAATKSYLATLSAILQMVANWTQDPALCSALEKLPETLRSAVRAEIQLRPENLASVQNLVVLGRGPGYGITRELALKLKEVCNIHAESYSSAEFLHGPVTLVEGKLTVVNVPIEDESFPTHSQQIDEIRRRGAALINLHVPSKGVHPRVAPLALLQRFYIDVAHVAVSRGINPDEPAGLKKVTQTV; this is encoded by the coding sequence ATGGTTACCACGGTCATGGAGGCTGAGGCTCGTGAGGCGCCGGATAGGATTGCTGAACAGCTGCATTCCAATGCCAATATAATGTCTCATCTGGGAGAGCGGCTGCGCCAGAAGCCTCCTCGTTTTGTGATGATTGTGGGGAGGGGTTCTTCTGATCATGCGGGCGTCTTTGCCAAGTATCTGATAGAGATTGAAACTGGTACCCCTACTTTTGCTGCCGCACCGTCGGTCTCCAGTGTTTATGGTCGCAAATTAAAGCTCGATGAGGCCCTGGTTATCGTCATTTCCCAGTCTGGGAGAAGCCCAGATATTCTGACCCAGGCCCGCATGGCGAGAGAGCAGGGGGCTTATACCGTCGCTTTGCTTAACGATGAAGATGCGCCGATTAAAGATGTGGTTGACCTGGTAATTCCCTTAAAGGCTGGCCCGGAAAAAGCGGTTGCAGCTACGAAAAGTTATCTGGCGACCCTATCTGCGATACTGCAGATGGTCGCCAATTGGACGCAGGATCCCGCTCTTTGCAGTGCTCTGGAAAAGTTGCCGGAAACTTTGAGATCTGCGGTGCGGGCAGAAATTCAATTGCGTCCGGAAAACCTGGCCTCGGTACAAAATCTGGTAGTTTTGGGGCGGGGTCCCGGTTATGGGATCACTCGGGAACTGGCGCTGAAGTTAAAAGAAGTCTGCAATATCCATGCGGAGTCCTATTCCAGTGCGGAATTCTTGCATGGCCCCGTTACGCTGGTGGAAGGGAAATTGACAGTGGTGAATGTTCCAATCGAGGATGAGTCATTCCCCACACACAGCCAGCAGATTGATGAAATTCGACGGCGTGGGGCGGCTCTGATTAATTTGCATGTGCCGAGTAAGGGGGTTCACCCGAGAGTGGCTCCACTGGCGCTGTTGCAGCGTTTTTATATCGATGTGGCCCACGTGGCGGTAAGTCGGGGGATTAATCCCGATGAGCCGGCGGGTTTAAAGAAAGTTACTCAGACAGTCTGA
- the nagA gene encoding N-acetylglucosamine-6-phosphate deacetylase, whose product MGVILIAEKLFDGERILADVAITIGDSGLISAVGGGVSSDAERLPGLLVPGFIDIQVNGGGGVLFNQEPSVNALQQISEAHSQFGTSAFLPTLITDSFAVMQRAADAVSGALSSGVPGVIGVHFEGPHLSEAKKGTHEGGFIRSLSHEELSLYAREDLGIRLVTLAPDCVSVSAIRKLVSLGVHVCLGHSNASAEIVEAALDAGATGFTHLYNAMSPLHSREPGMVGAALIRDDAWCGLIADGHHVSTGAMALALKAKPRGKLLLVTDAMSLVGSDATSFPLFDRVVTREGDKLTSSTGELAGSHLDMIGAVKNIRDWCGIELPEALRMASLYPAQFLGLGAGVITEGARADMVLLGEDLQVNRTWSLGREIYRRN is encoded by the coding sequence GTGGGGGTTATCCTGATTGCTGAAAAGCTATTTGATGGCGAGCGCATACTTGCAGATGTTGCTATCACCATTGGAGATAGCGGACTGATTTCCGCAGTGGGTGGGGGAGTGAGTTCCGATGCTGAGCGCTTACCGGGTTTGTTGGTGCCGGGCTTTATTGATATCCAGGTCAATGGTGGTGGTGGTGTACTGTTTAATCAGGAGCCCTCAGTTAATGCGCTTCAGCAAATAAGCGAAGCCCATAGTCAGTTTGGTACCAGTGCTTTCCTGCCCACCTTGATTACGGATAGCTTTGCAGTGATGCAGCGGGCAGCCGATGCGGTAAGTGGGGCCTTGTCCAGCGGTGTTCCGGGTGTGATTGGAGTACATTTTGAGGGGCCGCATTTAAGTGAGGCCAAAAAGGGTACCCATGAAGGAGGGTTTATCCGCTCTTTGAGTCATGAGGAGCTCTCCCTCTACGCCCGGGAAGACCTGGGAATCCGCTTGGTCACTCTGGCGCCAGATTGTGTATCGGTATCCGCTATCCGAAAGTTGGTTTCCCTGGGGGTTCATGTTTGTCTCGGCCATTCGAATGCGAGTGCTGAAATTGTTGAAGCTGCGTTGGATGCTGGAGCGACAGGATTTACCCACTTATACAATGCAATGTCCCCGCTTCATTCGCGTGAGCCGGGTATGGTGGGGGCAGCCTTGATCCGGGATGACGCCTGGTGTGGATTAATTGCCGATGGCCACCATGTCAGTACCGGCGCTATGGCGTTAGCTTTGAAAGCAAAACCTCGCGGTAAGTTGTTACTGGTAACCGATGCAATGTCGCTAGTGGGCAGTGATGCCACCAGTTTTCCCCTATTTGATCGAGTGGTTACACGAGAAGGGGATAAACTGACCTCCAGTACCGGAGAGTTAGCGGGTTCTCACTTGGATATGATCGGCGCGGTTAAAAATATCCGCGACTGGTGTGGGATTGAATTGCCGGAAGCGCTGCGCATGGCAAGTTTGTATCCGGCGCAGTTCCTTGGTCTGGGAGCAGGTGTAATCACTGAAGGGGCCCGAGCGGATATGGTTTTATTAGGTGAGGATCTGCAAGTGAATAGGACCTGGAGCCTGGGGCGTGAAATTTATCGACGAAATTAA